The Oryzias latipes chromosome 4, ASM223467v1 genome includes a window with the following:
- the LOC105353911 gene encoding myosin heavy chain, skeletal muscle-like, giving the protein MSHGEEFQQMAVSIEELNNVTENILQQNDTLSKHLENICESLRKRKDLDASCKELKKTRKAAIEENRKLVKQLESLRVDVEKQIHVENVCEKERKRRSQALESNQDLKTLIASLQTRLQQLQEMDQEISGVKAERKLLEREKRDLQSQLKKLQKKTDHKAHLELDLRNEFDEFQALKQQTEELRQNLQELQERNEEQKTMADNYPSMIEDRRRLTDLRAQLEREISDQRQQQEETHALADKLQHREALESEYKEMQAQTNDLVTTFFTLNIEVAELQNQVSNMDEVQEKLNVEKEENLKAKNEVSELKQQQKELCELAVQYNQALDELGSLRVKTKNLKDEKTMLTDLLKHRQTLETEYNEIKAEIREAEAYNCQALEEVDFLKGKLSELEDVEKRILKAKEEKLRAEEKYDLLYKELQGIQVQIMAHKGSTAALEKEIQDLQRKDQELKELRAEFNRFSEEKSQLEDKKKQLQDEVSELKQQQKELCELAVQYNQALDELRPLRVKKKNLKDEKTTLTDLLKHRQTLETEYNEIKAETREAEAYNCQALEEVDFLKGKLSELEDVEKRILKAKEEKLRAEEKYDLLYKGLQDIQVQIMAHKGSTAALEKEIQDLQRKDQELKELRAEFNRFSEEKSQLEDKKKQLQDEVSELKQQQKELCELAVQYNQALDELRPLRVKTKNLKDEKTTLTDLLKHRQTLETEYNEIKAETREAEAYNCQALEEVDFLKGKLSELEDVEKRILKAKEEKLRAEEKYDLLYKGLQDIQVQIMAHKGSTAALEKEIQDLQRKDQELKELRAEFNRFSEEKSQLEDKKKQLQDEVSELKQQQKELCELAVQYNQALSKLGPLREETKNLKDEKSMLTDLLKHRQTLETEHHEITAATDVVEDEIFGLQTEVSGLRNKVFNLDDVEENVSKAKEEHH; this is encoded by the coding sequence ATGTCACACGGCGAGGAATTTCAGCAGATGGCCGTTTCCATTGAAGAATTAAATAACGTCACAGAGAACATTCTGCAGCAAAATGACACTTTGAGCAAACATCTGGAGAACATTTGCGAGAGTTTGCGGAAAAGGAAAGATTTGGACGCTTCATGCAAAGAATTGAAAAAGACACGGAAAGCTGCTATcgaggaaaacagaaaactggTGAAGCAGCTGGAGAGTCTAAGAGTGGACGTGGAAAAGCAGATCCACGTGGAAAATGTGTgtgaaaaagagaggaaaagaagATCTCAGGCCTTGGAAAGTAACCAAGACCTGAAAACATTAATAGCCTCTCTTCAGACCAGACTTCAGCAGCTGCAAGAAATGGATCAAGAAATTTCTGGCGTGAAAGCTGAACGTAAACTTTTGGAACGGGAGAAGAGAGATCTGCAATCCCAACTGAAGAAACTCCAGAAGAAGACTGACCACAAAGCACACTTGGAACTGGATTTGAGAAATGAATTTGATGAATTCCAggctttaaaacaacaaactgaaGAACTGAGGCAAAACCTTCAGGAGTTGCAAGAACGAAATGAGGAACAAAAGACGATGGCAGACAACTATCCTAGCATGATAGAAGATAGGCGACGTCTCACAGATCTGAGGGCTCAACTGGAAAGAGAGATTTCTGATCAGagacagcagcaggaggaaacACATGCACTGGCAGATAAACTGCAACACCGTGAAGCGTTGGAGTCTGAATATAAGGAGATGCAAGCACAAACTAATGACTTGGTGACAACATTCTTCACCCTTAACATAGAAGTTGCCGAGCTGCAGAACCAGGTTTCAAACATGGATGAGGTGCAGGAAAAGCTAAATGTTGAAAAGGAGGaaaatttaaaagcaaagaaTGAGGTTTCAGAactaaaacagcagcaaaaggaACTCTGTGAACTGGCTGTGCAATACAATCAGGCACTGGATGAACTAGGATCTCTTCGAGTGAAAACAAAGAACctcaaagatgaaaaaaccaTGCTGACTGACCTTCTGAAACACCGTCAAACATTGGAGACTGAATACAATGagataaaagcagaaattcGAGAGGCGGAAGCTTACAACTGTCAAGCTCTCGAGGAGGTAGATTTTCTGAAGGGGAAGCTGTCAGAGTTAGAAGATGTGgagaaaagaattttaaaagcaaaggaGGAAAAATTAAGGGCAGAAGAAAAATACGACCTTCTCTATAAGGAACTCCAAGGCATTCAAGTTCAGATCATGGCTCATAAAGGGAGCACTGCTGCTCTAGAGAAAGAAATCCAAGATCTCCAGAGGAAAGACCAGGAACTAAAAGAGCTCAGAGCTGAATTCAACAGATTTTCTGAAGAAAAGTCCCAACTTGAAGACAAAAAGAAGCAGCTTCAGGATGAAGTTTCAGAactaaaacagcagcaaaaggaACTTTGTGAACTGGCTGTGCAATACAACCAGGCACTGGATGAACTACGACCTCTTcgagtgaaaaaaaagaacctcaaagatgaaaaaaccaCGCTGACTGACCTTCTGAAACACCGTCAAACATTGGAGACTGAATACAATGagataaaagcagaaactcGAGAGGCGGAAGCTTACAACTGTCAAGCTCTCGAGGAGGTGGATTTTCTGAAGGGGAAGCTGTCAGAGTTAGAAGATGTGgagaaaagaattttaaaagcaaaggaGGAAAAATTGAGGGCAGAAGAAAAATACGACCTTCTCTATAAGGGACTCCAAGACATTCAAGTTCAGATCATGGCTCATAAAGGGAGCACTGCTGCTCTAGAGAAAGAAATCCAAGATCTCCAGAGGAAAGACCAGGAACTAAAAGAGCTCAGAGCTGAATTCAACAGATTTTCTGAAGAAAAGTCCCAACTTGAAGACAAAAAGAAGCAGCTTCAGGATGAAGTATCAGAactaaaacagcagcaaaaggaACTTTGTGAACTGGCTGTGCAATACAACCAGGCACTGGATGAACTACGACCTCTTCGAGTGAAAACAAAGAACctcaaagatgaaaaaaccaCGCTGACTGACCTTCTGAAACACCGTCAAACATTGGAGACTGAATACAATGagataaaagcagaaactcGAGAGGCGGAAGCTTACAACTGTCAAGCTCTCGAGGAGGTGGATTTTCTGAAGGGGAAGCTGTCAGAGTTAGAAGATGTGgagaaaagaattttaaaagcaaaggaGGAAAAATTGAGGGCAGAAGAAAAATACGACCTTCTCTATAAGGGACTCCAAGACATTCAAGTTCAGATCATGGCTCATAAAGGGAGCACTGCTGCTCTAGAGAAAGAAATCCAAGATCTCCAGAGGAAAGACCAGGAACTAAAAGAGCTCAGAGCTGAATTCAACAGATTTTCTGAAGAAAAGTCCCAACTTGAAGACAAAAAGAAGCAGCTTCAGGATGAAGTTTCAGAactaaaacagcagcaaaaggaACTTTGTGAACTGGCTGTGCAATACAATCAGGCACTGAGCAAACTGGGACCTCTTCGAGAAGAAACAAAGAAcctcaaagatgaaaaaagcaTGCTGACTGACCTTCTGAAACACCGTCAAACATTGGAGACTGAACACCATGAGATAACAGCAGCAACAGACGTTGTGGAGGATGAAATCTTTGGCCTTCAAACTGAGGTTTCTGGTCTGCGGAACAAGGTTTTTAATTTGGATGATGTGgaggaaaatgtttcaaaagcaAAGGAGGAACACCACTGA